A genome region from Staphylococcus capitis subsp. capitis includes the following:
- a CDS encoding Fur family transcriptional regulator → MNTNDAIKILKDNGLKYTDKRKDMLDIFVEEDKYLNAKHIQQKMDKDYPGISFDTVYRNLHLFKDLGIIESTELEGEMKFRIACTNHHHHHFICENCGDTKVIDFCPIEQIKQYLPNVAIHTHKLEVYGVCESCQKNA, encoded by the coding sequence ATGAATACAAATGATGCTATTAAAATTTTAAAAGATAATGGATTAAAATATACAGATAAACGTAAAGATATGTTAGATATATTCGTTGAAGAGGATAAGTATCTTAACGCTAAGCACATTCAACAAAAAATGGATAAAGATTATCCAGGTATATCTTTTGATACTGTATACCGTAATCTTCATCTTTTTAAAGATTTGGGTATTATAGAGAGTACTGAGTTAGAAGGTGAAATGAAGTTTAGAATAGCTTGCACAAACCACCACCATCATCATTTTATTTGTGAAAATTGTGGAGATACTAAAGTCATAGACTTTTGTCCAATTGAACAAATAAAGCAATATTTACCTAATGTGGCGATTCATACCCACAAATTAGAAGTGTATGGTGTATGTGAATCATGTCAAAAAAATGCTTAA
- a CDS encoding superoxide dismutase, with protein MAFELPKLPYAYDALEPHIDKQTMEIHHDKHHNTYVTKLNSAVEGTDLEAKSIEEIVANLDSVPSDIQTAVRNNGGGHLNHSLFWELLSPNSEEKGEVVDKIKEQWGSLDEFKKEFADKAAARFGSGWAWLVVNNGQLEIVTTPNQDNPLTEGKTPILGLDVWEHAYYLKYQNKRPDYISAFWNVVNWEKVDELYKASK; from the coding sequence ATGGCTTTTGAATTACCAAAATTACCTTATGCATATGATGCATTAGAACCACACATTGATAAACAAACTATGGAAATTCACCATGACAAACACCATAACACATATGTAACTAAATTAAACTCAGCAGTTGAAGGAACAGATTTAGAAGCTAAATCAATCGAAGAAATTGTTGCTAATTTAGATAGCGTACCTTCAGATATTCAAACTGCAGTACGTAATAATGGTGGCGGTCACTTAAACCACTCATTATTCTGGGAATTATTATCACCAAATTCTGAAGAAAAAGGTGAAGTAGTAGACAAAATTAAAGAACAATGGGGTTCTTTAGATGAATTCAAAAAAGAATTTGCAGATAAAGCTGCTGCACGCTTTGGATCTGGTTGGGCATGGTTAGTAGTAAATAACGGTCAATTAGAAATCGTTACTACTCCAAACCAAGATAACCCATTAACTGAAGGTAAAACTCCAATCTTAGGTTTAGATGTTTGGGAACATGCTTATTACCTTAAATATCAAAATAAACGTCCAGATTACATTAGTGCATTCTGGAACGTTGTTAACTGGGAAAAAGTTGACGAATTATACAAAGCATCAAAATAA
- a CDS encoding penicillin-binding protein 2 encodes MLKRLKEKSNDERTRNTMNKRINFVFGFIVLIFAILVLRLGYLQIAQGSHYKQLIKNDENITVNESVPRGRILDRNGKVLVDNASKMAITYTRNRKTTQQEMLDTAKKLSELIKMDTDKITERDKKDFWVQIHPEKAKRLMKKEQSLLESGNITQEQYDNQQRDKIGKKQLDELSKKDLQVLAIYREMNAGSTLDPQTIKNEEVTEKEYAAVSQQLSKLPGVNTSMDWDRKYPYGDSLRGIFGDVSTSTEGIPKELTEQYLSKGYSRNDRVGKSYLEYQYEDVLKGTKKQMKYTTDKSGKVINSEVINPGSRGHDLQLTIDIDLQKKVESLLEKEISTLKSQGAKDMDNALIVVQNPKNGDILAMAGKQINKQGKLKDFDIGNFTAQYAVGSSVKGGTLLAGYQNHAIKVGETMVDEPLKFQGGLTKRSYFNKNGRVTINDKEALMHSSNVYMFKTALKLAGDPYFSGMPLPKDIAIAGQKLRKGLNQVGLGVKTGVDLPNETPGQIEPLTNNPGNYLDLSIGQYDTYTPLQLSQYVSTIANNGYRIQPHIGLAIHESTNKDDLGPLKRIIKGNVLNKVNNSENEIKEVQDGFKMAFNEKDGTGYASFKNTVVPSAGKTGTAEVFQNGESRVNSTYIGYAPIKDPKLSFSIVYTNQPVPPPWLNGGDLGRDVINYYFRDRDKKDDKESSHSDNKQQNESTNENSNADNNDN; translated from the coding sequence TTGCTGAAAAGATTAAAAGAAAAATCAAATGATGAGAGAACCAGAAACACCATGAATAAGAGGATTAATTTCGTATTCGGTTTTATCGTGTTAATCTTCGCAATTTTAGTGTTAAGGTTAGGTTATTTGCAAATAGCACAAGGATCACATTATAAGCAATTAATTAAGAATGATGAAAACATAACTGTTAACGAATCAGTGCCGAGGGGCCGTATATTAGATAGAAATGGCAAAGTCCTTGTAGACAATGCTTCAAAAATGGCAATTACATATACTCGAAATCGAAAAACAACTCAACAAGAAATGTTAGATACTGCTAAAAAATTATCTGAACTTATTAAAATGGATACAGATAAAATTACTGAACGAGATAAAAAAGATTTCTGGGTACAAATACATCCTGAGAAAGCAAAACGATTAATGAAGAAAGAACAGTCATTGTTAGAGAGTGGTAATATCACTCAAGAACAATATGATAATCAACAAAGAGACAAAATTGGTAAAAAACAATTAGATGAACTTAGTAAAAAAGATTTACAAGTTTTAGCCATTTATCGTGAAATGAACGCAGGATCTACTTTAGATCCACAAACTATAAAAAATGAAGAAGTTACAGAAAAAGAATATGCTGCTGTATCCCAGCAACTTTCAAAATTACCTGGGGTAAATACTTCAATGGATTGGGATAGAAAATATCCATATGGAGACTCACTAAGAGGAATTTTTGGTGATGTATCTACTTCAACAGAAGGTATCCCTAAAGAACTAACAGAACAGTATTTATCTAAAGGATATTCTAGAAATGATAGAGTAGGTAAATCATATTTAGAATATCAATATGAAGATGTTCTAAAAGGCACTAAAAAACAAATGAAATATACGACAGATAAATCAGGCAAAGTTATAAACTCAGAGGTCATTAATCCAGGTTCAAGAGGTCATGACTTACAATTAACTATTGATATAGATTTACAGAAGAAAGTTGAATCTTTACTTGAAAAAGAAATTTCAACATTAAAAAGCCAAGGCGCTAAAGATATGGATAATGCACTTATAGTGGTTCAAAATCCTAAGAATGGTGACATATTAGCGATGGCTGGTAAACAAATTAATAAACAAGGTAAGTTAAAAGATTTTGATATTGGTAACTTTACAGCTCAGTATGCAGTAGGCTCCTCAGTCAAAGGTGGAACTTTATTAGCTGGCTACCAAAACCATGCAATTAAAGTTGGAGAAACAATGGTTGATGAACCTTTAAAATTCCAAGGAGGTCTTACTAAGCGTTCATACTTTAATAAAAATGGCAGAGTCACAATAAATGATAAAGAAGCCCTAATGCACTCTTCTAACGTATATATGTTTAAAACAGCATTAAAATTAGCTGGAGACCCTTATTTCTCAGGTATGCCACTACCTAAAGATATAGCGATAGCTGGACAAAAATTGCGTAAAGGATTAAATCAAGTGGGCCTAGGTGTTAAAACAGGTGTTGATTTACCTAACGAGACTCCTGGACAAATCGAACCATTGACTAATAATCCAGGTAATTACCTAGACTTGTCTATTGGACAATATGACACATATACGCCATTACAACTATCACAATACGTATCAACGATTGCTAATAATGGGTATAGAATTCAACCACATATCGGTCTTGCAATACATGAATCTACAAATAAAGATGATTTAGGTCCATTAAAACGAATAATTAAAGGAAACGTCTTAAATAAAGTGAACAACTCCGAAAACGAAATTAAAGAAGTACAAGATGGATTTAAAATGGCGTTTAATGAGAAAGACGGTACTGGTTACGCTAGTTTCAAAAATACTGTGGTTCCTTCGGCAGGTAAAACAGGTACAGCAGAGGTATTCCAAAACGGAGAATCTAGAGTTAACTCAACATATATTGGTTATGCACCAATTAAAGATCCTAAATTATCATTCTCTATTGTTTATACTAACCAACCTGTACCACCGCCTTGGTTAAATGGCGGAGACCTAGGCCGAGATGTTATCAACTATTATTTCAGAGACAGAGACAAAAAAGATGATAAAGAGTCATCTCACTCTGACAATAAACAACAAAACGAAAGCACTAATGAAAATAGTAACGCAGATAACAATGATAATTAG
- the rpmG gene encoding 50S ribosomal protein L33: MRVNVTLACTECGDRNYISTKNKRNNPERIEMKKYCARDNKQTLHRETK, from the coding sequence ATGCGCGTAAACGTTACATTAGCTTGTACTGAATGTGGAGATAGAAACTACATCTCAACTAAAAACAAAAGAAACAACCCTGAACGTATTGAAATGAAAAAATACTGTGCACGTGATAATAAACAAACTTTACACCGTGAAACTAAATAA
- a CDS encoding 5-formyltetrahydrofolate cyclo-ligase has product MSKKHIRRATIEKLKGFNKDKKSIADQWLANELFNTQAYQDAKSIGFVLSMPHEVDTYHLIESSIMNDKKVYVPETDYKNKRMSFKRLLSLNDIEKDEKGIYHAVSNTELTNDMDLLVVPGVAFEENGYRIGYGGGYYDKFLTQFKTRTVSLLYDFQLTTFDKESFDQPVDQLIIYNNNVVEE; this is encoded by the coding sequence TTGAGTAAAAAACATATAAGACGAGCAACAATTGAAAAACTTAAAGGTTTTAATAAAGATAAAAAAAGTATCGCAGATCAATGGTTAGCTAATGAATTATTTAATACACAAGCTTATCAAGATGCTAAATCGATAGGTTTTGTGTTATCAATGCCACATGAGGTCGACACTTATCACTTAATAGAGTCCTCTATAATGAATGATAAGAAAGTCTACGTACCTGAGACAGATTATAAAAATAAGCGTATGTCATTCAAACGCTTATTATCTCTTAATGATATTGAAAAAGATGAAAAAGGAATCTATCATGCTGTTTCAAATACTGAACTTACTAATGACATGGATTTATTAGTAGTCCCAGGTGTTGCCTTTGAAGAGAATGGCTATCGTATCGGTTACGGTGGCGGTTACTACGATAAATTTTTAACTCAATTTAAAACTCGAACTGTTAGCTTGCTATATGATTTTCAACTTACTACATTTGATAAAGAATCA